In Amycolatopsis sp. EV170708-02-1, the following are encoded in one genomic region:
- a CDS encoding GNAT family N-acetyltransferase, whose product MKTAFHDPRTDPVPAGWPDFFRAARLHPVWDYDVLGLDAWTARNPPVLATVTDGARIVAAFSVLVCRPRLRSRFAPTPGHRLLRPFWAEVCQPWLSGYPGLAFAPGITDTDRRPLIREFERSLRRKLGPALLGVLYRALGHDIARDLQGRGRLVKAVDSVAVLENRFASEDEWIASLPKSRRGGLRRQRRRLADDPGVVVAGGAGREDLDSAEVAALLQRHRDRHGKLALDTRTPPSAAFLRRFLRRPDVHTLTYTGADGRLLAVNTLLDHPDSPVKQHWGTLPVDEGGRRGLLFDSYIHAMRYVTRRGVKELTAGRGLPELKATLGFRARPVYSAAVPRPVLGW is encoded by the coding sequence GTGAAGACGGCTTTCCACGACCCTCGCACCGATCCCGTTCCCGCGGGCTGGCCGGACTTCTTCCGTGCCGCCCGCCTGCATCCGGTGTGGGACTACGACGTGCTGGGGCTCGACGCCTGGACCGCGCGGAATCCGCCGGTGCTCGCCACCGTCACGGACGGTGCCCGGATCGTCGCGGCGTTTTCGGTGCTGGTGTGCCGTCCCCGGCTGCGATCCCGCTTCGCGCCGACGCCGGGGCATCGGTTGCTGCGCCCGTTCTGGGCCGAGGTGTGCCAGCCCTGGCTGAGCGGCTACCCGGGGCTCGCGTTCGCGCCGGGGATCACCGACACCGACCGGCGTCCGCTGATCCGGGAATTCGAACGGTCCTTGCGCCGGAAGCTCGGTCCCGCGCTGCTCGGAGTGCTGTACCGGGCGTTGGGGCACGACATCGCCCGTGACCTCCAGGGCCGCGGCCGGCTGGTGAAGGCCGTCGATTCGGTGGCGGTGCTGGAAAACCGCTTCGCCTCGGAAGACGAATGGATCGCTTCGCTGCCCAAGTCGCGGCGGGGTGGGCTGCGACGGCAACGGCGCAGGCTCGCCGACGATCCCGGTGTCGTGGTCGCCGGTGGTGCCGGCCGGGAAGACCTCGACAGCGCCGAGGTCGCGGCCCTCCTCCAGCGACATCGCGACCGGCACGGCAAGCTCGCGCTCGACACCAGGACGCCGCCCTCCGCCGCGTTCCTGCGCCGGTTCCTCCGCCGGCCCGATGTGCACACGCTGACCTACACCGGCGCGGACGGCAGGCTGCTCGCGGTGAACACCTTGCTCGATCATCCGGACAGCCCGGTGAAACAGCATTGGGGCACCTTGCCGGTGGACGAAGGCGGGCGGCGGGGACTGCTGTTCGACTCCTACATCCACGCCATGCGCTACGTCACGCGGCGCGGGGTCAAGGAGCTCACCGCCGGGCGCGGGCTGCCCGAACTCAAGGCCACGCTGGGTTTCCGGGCGCGCCCGGTGTACTCCGCGGCCGTGCCGAGACCGGTACTGGGATGGTGA
- a CDS encoding GNAT family N-acetyltransferase, translating to MVIEVLDPRRDPEPAYWKPLRAKAGLRADWSWEVLTTQAWSARTEQPVTVLLEGGEPRGVVSSAWVTGLTRRHRFARTAGRGRLGGLDVRSPGAGAMPGWWFDGEDDDGGVGRLLDTFVPAMRAELGFGLRALLVRQVGESGVDSVRGGPKMVRRTEDVAVLDVSPFSGRDDWMHSLARKRKQNLRKIFRTFEADPSLGVRVRPGAEADPVEIAELLRHNETKHHDVPIVPLPAFVGYVGALLRQPDVHVIEYRETATGRAIAVATLLDHPALPVARHWAALPPELGGRPNLYFHFYGEVVRWAIETGRPQVVFGKKMSEMKASLGAHLVPQYAAAVALL from the coding sequence ATGGTGATCGAGGTGCTGGACCCCCGCCGCGACCCGGAGCCCGCGTATTGGAAACCGTTGCGGGCCAAGGCGGGACTGCGGGCGGACTGGAGCTGGGAGGTGCTCACCACCCAGGCGTGGTCGGCGCGCACCGAGCAACCGGTCACGGTCCTGCTCGAAGGCGGCGAACCGCGTGGCGTGGTCAGCTCCGCGTGGGTCACCGGGCTCACCCGGCGGCACCGGTTCGCCCGCACGGCGGGCCGGGGACGGCTCGGCGGGCTCGACGTCCGGTCCCCGGGCGCGGGGGCCATGCCGGGCTGGTGGTTCGACGGCGAGGACGACGACGGCGGCGTCGGCAGGCTGCTGGACACCTTCGTCCCCGCCATGCGCGCGGAACTCGGGTTCGGTCTGCGCGCACTGCTGGTGCGCCAGGTCGGCGAGTCCGGAGTGGACAGTGTCCGCGGCGGGCCGAAGATGGTGCGCCGGACGGAGGACGTGGCCGTCCTCGACGTCTCGCCGTTCTCCGGCCGGGACGACTGGATGCATTCGCTGGCCAGGAAGCGCAAACAGAACCTGCGCAAGATCTTCCGCACCTTCGAGGCCGATCCGTCGCTCGGGGTGCGGGTGCGGCCGGGGGCCGAGGCCGATCCGGTCGAGATCGCGGAACTGTTGCGGCACAACGAAACCAAACACCACGATGTGCCGATCGTGCCGCTGCCGGCGTTCGTGGGTTACGTCGGCGCGCTGCTGCGCCAGCCGGATGTGCACGTCATCGAGTACCGCGAGACCGCCACCGGACGGGCGATCGCCGTCGCGACCCTGCTCGACCACCCGGCCCTGCCGGTCGCGCGGCACTGGGCGGCGTTGCCACCGGAGCTCGGCGGACGCCCCAATCTGTACTTCCACTTCTACGGCGAAGTGGTGCGCTGGGCGATCGAGACCGGGCGGCCGCAGGTGGTGTTCGGGAAGAAGATGTCGGAGATGAAGGCCTCGCTGGGGGCGCATCTCGTGCCGCAGTACGCGGCGGCGGTCGCGCTGCTCTGA
- a CDS encoding siderophore-interacting protein, which produces MAEARRAVSSIRLRVLRTERITPHMVRIVAGGEEIASFRPNDFTDAYVKVHFRVPGVTYPEPFDLARVREELPREQWPRMRSYTVRAFDANLGELVLDFVHHGDDGVAGPWAAAAKPGDELLISGPGGAYAPGEEADWHLLAGDESALPAIAASLEAMPAGVPVHAFILVEDAAEEQSLTTKGDARITWLHRSRGDDLAAAVRELEWREGVVQAFVHGEAGFVRDLRRHLLDDRGMRRDLLSISGYWRIGKTDEAWRLEKQAERNA; this is translated from the coding sequence ATGGCCGAGGCGCGGAGGGCGGTGTCGTCGATCCGGTTGCGTGTGCTGCGCACCGAGCGGATCACCCCGCATATGGTCCGGATCGTCGCCGGGGGCGAAGAGATCGCCTCGTTCCGGCCCAACGACTTCACCGACGCCTACGTCAAGGTGCACTTCCGGGTGCCCGGCGTCACCTATCCCGAGCCGTTCGACCTGGCGCGTGTCCGCGAGGAGTTGCCGCGCGAGCAGTGGCCGCGGATGCGTTCGTACACCGTCCGCGCGTTCGACGCGAATCTCGGCGAACTGGTGCTCGACTTCGTCCACCACGGTGACGACGGTGTCGCCGGGCCGTGGGCCGCCGCCGCGAAACCCGGCGACGAGCTGCTGATCTCCGGGCCCGGCGGGGCGTACGCGCCGGGCGAGGAGGCGGACTGGCATCTGCTCGCCGGTGACGAGAGCGCCCTGCCGGCGATCGCCGCTTCCCTCGAAGCGATGCCGGCGGGTGTGCCCGTGCACGCGTTCATCCTCGTGGAGGACGCCGCCGAAGAGCAGTCGCTGACCACCAAGGGCGACGCGCGGATCACCTGGCTGCACCGGAGCCGGGGCGACGATCTCGCCGCCGCCGTCCGCGAGCTCGAGTGGCGTGAAGGGGTGGTGCAGGCGTTCGTCCACGGCGAGGCCGGATTCGTCCGGGACCTGCGGCGTCATCTGCTGGACGACCGGGGGATGCGGCGCGACCTGCTGTCGATCTCCGGCTACTGGCGGATCGGGAAGACCGACGAGGCGTGGCGGCTGGAGAAACAGGCCGAGCGGAACGCGTAG
- a CDS encoding SgcJ/EcaC family oxidoreductase, whose translation MTERQNAVLAVLGELADAWNDGDAAAYASHFTEDADYVTFFGMNMPGRAVIESAHRALFEGPLKGSKLVAGGGEPKVRFVRPDVAIVVSGGGSSLSGGEPEPGRESTLTYVLVEEPGGWRVASFQNTRVSDPAARAS comes from the coding sequence ATGACCGAACGACAGAACGCGGTGCTGGCCGTGCTGGGCGAGCTCGCCGACGCATGGAACGACGGCGACGCGGCCGCGTACGCCTCGCACTTCACCGAAGACGCCGACTACGTGACCTTCTTCGGGATGAACATGCCCGGCCGCGCGGTCATCGAAAGCGCGCACCGTGCCCTGTTCGAGGGGCCGCTCAAGGGGTCGAAACTGGTCGCGGGCGGCGGTGAGCCCAAGGTCCGGTTCGTCCGGCCGGACGTCGCGATCGTCGTGTCCGGCGGCGGGTCGTCGCTCTCGGGTGGCGAACCCGAGCCGGGCCGGGAATCGACGCTGACCTACGTCCTCGTCGAGGAGCCCGGAGGCTGGCGTGTCGCGTCCTTCCAGAACACCCGGGTGAGCGATCCGGCCGCGAGGGCTTCGTGA
- a CDS encoding alpha/beta hydrolase, whose translation MTRIRIATVLTLTALAAVTLTPAVSAAPKGLAWGPCPSGSPPGYDCAEIEVPLSYQDPGGPRITIALGRLPATDQKHKRGTLFTNPGGPGNPGRFTKFQTPSLHRQFDIVGFDPRGVGASTPVRCFASDAETEPLKRVLGNFPITAEQETRHFADVREVAASCGRNAGPLLGHLSTANVARDLDRLREAVGEPRLRYYGLSYGTYLGEVYANLFPHRVGALALDAVNDPIAWSTGHRPEDANVPFSTRLGGFRDADRALQAFLDACAADTRCAFREPGTDLRAKYDALLDRLEATPGPVTYQEVIRRTHSALTDEARSPALAEFLQSATKPAAAVATPFDSAMGGGGTICADTTNPRDPAAWPRAAKASDRESRGFGSYDAYLSLPCAFWPAADPARYTGPWNRPTAPILLLANGKGDPETPYAGAKRTERILGNARLLTLDAWGHGAANRSACVDAALDAYLAHGRLPERGTVCAPDHAPFDAR comes from the coding sequence GTGACCAGAATCCGCATCGCCACTGTGCTCACTCTCACCGCGCTCGCCGCCGTCACGCTCACGCCCGCGGTTTCGGCCGCGCCGAAAGGTCTCGCCTGGGGTCCCTGCCCGTCCGGCTCGCCACCGGGCTACGACTGCGCCGAGATCGAGGTCCCGTTGTCCTATCAGGACCCCGGCGGACCTCGGATCACCATCGCGCTCGGCCGTCTTCCCGCGACGGACCAGAAGCACAAACGCGGCACCCTCTTCACCAATCCCGGCGGCCCCGGGAATCCCGGCCGGTTCACCAAATTCCAGACCCCGTCCCTGCACCGGCAGTTCGACATCGTCGGCTTCGACCCGCGCGGTGTCGGCGCCAGCACCCCGGTCCGCTGCTTCGCGTCCGACGCCGAGACCGAGCCGCTCAAACGGGTTCTGGGGAACTTCCCGATCACCGCGGAGCAGGAGACCCGGCATTTCGCCGACGTCCGTGAAGTCGCCGCCTCCTGCGGCCGCAACGCCGGGCCGCTACTGGGACACCTGTCCACCGCGAACGTCGCCAGGGATCTCGACAGGCTGCGCGAAGCCGTCGGCGAGCCCCGCCTGCGCTACTACGGGCTTTCCTACGGCACCTATCTCGGTGAGGTGTACGCCAACCTGTTCCCGCATCGCGTCGGCGCCTTGGCGCTGGACGCCGTCAACGATCCGATCGCCTGGTCCACCGGGCACCGGCCGGAGGACGCGAACGTCCCGTTCAGCACCCGGCTCGGCGGCTTCCGGGACGCGGACCGCGCGCTCCAGGCGTTCCTCGACGCGTGCGCGGCCGACACCCGGTGCGCGTTCCGCGAACCCGGGACCGATCTACGGGCCAAGTACGACGCGCTCCTCGACCGGCTCGAAGCCACGCCGGGTCCGGTCACCTATCAGGAGGTCATCCGGCGCACCCACAGCGCGCTCACCGACGAGGCCCGCTCCCCCGCGCTGGCGGAATTCCTCCAGTCCGCGACGAAACCCGCCGCGGCCGTCGCGACCCCTTTCGATTCCGCGATGGGTGGCGGCGGGACGATCTGCGCGGACACCACGAACCCGCGTGACCCGGCCGCCTGGCCTCGCGCGGCCAAGGCGAGTGACCGGGAAAGCCGCGGTTTCGGTTCGTACGACGCGTATCTCTCCCTGCCGTGCGCCTTCTGGCCCGCCGCCGATCCGGCGCGGTACACGGGACCGTGGAACCGGCCGACCGCGCCGATCCTGTTGCTGGCCAACGGCAAGGGCGACCCGGAAACCCCGTACGCCGGGGCGAAGCGCACCGAACGCATCCTCGGCAACGCCCGGCTCCTGACGCTGGACGCCTGGGGGCACGGCGCCGCGAACCGCAGCGCGTGTGTCGACGCGGCTCTCGACGCCTATCTGGCCCATGGCCGTCTTCCGGAGCGCGGCACCGTCTGTGCCCCGGATCACGCGCCTTTCGACGCCAGGTAG
- a CDS encoding TetR/AcrR family transcriptional regulator — MSRPRRRAEKPVLSQELVVKTALDLLAREGLEAVSMRCVAKALETGPASLYAHVANKEELHELMVDHVLAFGPFPEPDPDRWVEQAKELLRDNVRALTSVPGIAKIAWAIPVPVGANALQQAEAMLAVLRAGGLDLKRALFAADALWLYAKAFAYEGAGWQHGDIDLAEQEQRGRRMVEYMTSFPPGAFPNLLGAGEYFTAETAQERFEFAIDLFLRGLVSGKDG; from the coding sequence GTGAGCAGGCCCCGGCGTCGCGCCGAGAAACCCGTGCTGTCCCAGGAGCTCGTGGTGAAGACGGCACTGGACCTCCTCGCCAGGGAAGGGCTGGAGGCGGTGAGCATGCGATGTGTGGCCAAGGCGCTGGAGACCGGCCCGGCGTCGCTCTACGCCCATGTCGCGAACAAGGAAGAGCTCCACGAGCTGATGGTCGACCACGTCCTCGCCTTCGGCCCGTTCCCCGAGCCGGATCCGGATCGCTGGGTCGAGCAGGCGAAGGAGCTGCTGCGCGACAACGTGCGCGCGCTGACGTCGGTCCCCGGGATCGCCAAGATCGCGTGGGCCATCCCCGTCCCGGTCGGCGCGAACGCCCTGCAGCAGGCCGAAGCGATGCTCGCGGTCCTGCGCGCGGGCGGCCTCGACCTCAAGCGGGCTCTGTTCGCCGCCGACGCTTTATGGCTCTATGCCAAGGCTTTCGCCTACGAGGGCGCCGGCTGGCAACACGGCGACATCGACCTCGCCGAGCAGGAACAGCGCGGCAGGCGGATGGTCGAGTACATGACGTCGTTCCCGCCCGGCGCCTTCCCGAACCTGCTGGGCGCGGGCGAGTACTTCACCGCGGAGACCGCGCAGGAGCGGTTCGAGTTCGCCATCGACCTCTTCCTGCGCGGCCTCGTGAGCGGCAAGGACGGTTAG
- a CDS encoding serine hydrolase, protein MIELKVDVDPAEVGFDAERLRRIDKHFDGYLERNRLPGYLAVVTRNGKVAHLAANGQRDIEAGLPVETDTIWRVYSMTKPVTSVAAMMLVEEGLIDLKDPIARWLPEFSEPRVFAGGSSVKQATVPATEPIRLWHLLTHTSGLTYGFHRTHPVDAVYREAGFDFGTAPGLDLAGVSEAIARLPLLFEPGSEWNYSVATDILGRLIEVVSGQPLDVFFAERIFTPLGMHETGFQAAAGDLDRLAALYVPHPVTKEPFRHDEMGALGRVAPTCFSGGGGLVSTAGDFHRFAQMLVRGGELDGVRLLGPRTLRLMATNHLPGGVDLETCGRTGFSEAPYHGFGFGLGFSVLDDPVKAKTLASAGEFAWGGAASTAFWVDPDEDITVLFFTQLLPSSTYPIRVELRNLVYQALLD, encoded by the coding sequence ATGATCGAGCTGAAGGTGGACGTCGACCCGGCCGAGGTGGGTTTCGACGCGGAGCGGCTGCGACGGATCGACAAGCATTTCGACGGCTACCTGGAGCGGAACCGGCTCCCCGGGTACCTGGCCGTGGTGACCAGGAACGGGAAGGTCGCGCATCTCGCGGCGAACGGGCAGCGGGACATCGAGGCCGGGCTGCCGGTCGAGACCGACACCATCTGGCGTGTCTACTCGATGACCAAGCCGGTCACGTCGGTCGCCGCGATGATGCTCGTCGAAGAGGGGCTCATCGATCTCAAGGATCCGATCGCCCGCTGGCTCCCGGAGTTCTCGGAGCCGCGGGTCTTCGCCGGTGGATCGTCGGTGAAACAGGCGACCGTGCCCGCCACCGAACCGATCCGGCTCTGGCATCTGCTCACCCACACCTCGGGGCTCACCTACGGGTTCCACCGCACGCATCCCGTCGACGCGGTCTACCGCGAAGCCGGCTTCGACTTCGGCACCGCGCCGGGGCTCGACCTGGCCGGAGTCTCCGAGGCGATCGCGCGGTTGCCGCTGCTGTTCGAGCCGGGTTCGGAATGGAACTACTCGGTCGCGACGGACATCCTCGGCAGGCTCATCGAAGTCGTCTCCGGTCAGCCGCTCGACGTCTTCTTCGCCGAGCGGATCTTCACACCGCTCGGCATGCACGAGACGGGGTTCCAGGCCGCCGCCGGCGATCTCGACCGGCTGGCCGCGCTCTACGTGCCGCATCCGGTCACCAAGGAGCCCTTCCGGCACGACGAGATGGGCGCGCTCGGCCGAGTCGCGCCCACGTGTTTCTCGGGAGGCGGTGGGCTGGTCTCCACGGCTGGCGACTTCCACCGTTTCGCCCAGATGCTGGTGCGCGGCGGCGAACTCGACGGTGTCCGCCTGCTCGGCCCGCGCACGCTGCGGCTCATGGCGACCAACCATCTGCCCGGCGGGGTGGACCTGGAGACCTGCGGACGCACCGGGTTCTCCGAGGCGCCGTACCACGGTTTCGGCTTCGGGCTGGGCTTCTCCGTGCTCGACGATCCGGTGAAGGCCAAGACGCTGGCCAGCGCCGGGGAGTTCGCCTGGGGCGGCGCGGCGAGCACCGCGTTCTGGGTCGATCCGGACGAGGACATCACGGTCCTGTTCTTCACCCAGTTGCTGCCCTCTTCCACTTACCCGATCCGCGTCGAACTGAGGAACCTGGTGTACCAAGCCTTGCTCGACTGA
- a CDS encoding GNAT family N-acetyltransferase has translation MTWEVRVLDPRTDPEPEGWAGFLGAQQAPVPWDYGLLRVESRFSRSPTVLTVISDGGEIVAAVLAMLCAPISPEGPGAVRGLARLGPRWVEVQHAWLSGYPPWLFADGVDAADRREIMRRFERAVGRFTGPGCLGVVYRTVPPESLDMLTGRGRPVRDTMPTSVLENRFVDVEGWLASLRRSRRLSLRGQSKKIAADPDVVVRTEAARTDLDALELATLLREHRERMGPVKFDRRGPVTAEYLGELVRRPDVITSTYHDGEGRLLAFTNVLDHPVAPLHQHWAALAPEEGRPKHLYFEAVVRNVRYMIEGNRKSLSMGRGLTDLKATLGFQPVPLLGVIVPRPVTRW, from the coding sequence ATGACCTGGGAAGTGCGGGTGCTCGACCCGCGGACCGATCCGGAACCCGAGGGCTGGGCCGGATTCCTCGGCGCGCAGCAGGCCCCGGTCCCCTGGGACTACGGGTTGCTGCGGGTGGAGTCCCGCTTTTCGCGCAGCCCCACCGTGCTCACCGTGATCAGCGACGGCGGCGAGATCGTCGCCGCGGTATTGGCGATGCTGTGCGCCCCGATCTCCCCGGAAGGTCCCGGTGCCGTGCGCGGACTGGCCCGGCTGGGTCCGCGCTGGGTCGAGGTGCAGCACGCGTGGCTTTCCGGATACCCGCCGTGGCTGTTCGCCGACGGCGTCGACGCCGCCGACCGGCGGGAGATCATGCGCCGGTTCGAGCGGGCCGTCGGCCGTTTCACCGGGCCGGGCTGTCTCGGCGTCGTCTACCGCACCGTCCCGCCGGAGTCGCTCGACATGCTGACCGGACGGGGCAGGCCCGTTCGCGACACGATGCCGACGTCGGTGCTGGAGAACCGTTTCGTCGACGTCGAGGGATGGCTGGCGTCCCTGCGCCGGAGCAGGCGGCTGAGCCTGCGCGGCCAGTCGAAGAAGATCGCCGCCGACCCGGACGTGGTCGTCCGCACCGAAGCCGCCCGCACCGACCTCGACGCGCTGGAACTGGCCACGCTGCTGCGGGAGCACCGCGAGCGGATGGGGCCGGTGAAATTCGACCGGCGCGGTCCCGTCACCGCCGAATACCTCGGCGAACTCGTGCGCAGGCCGGACGTGATCACCTCGACCTACCACGACGGCGAGGGCAGGCTGCTCGCGTTCACCAACGTGCTCGACCACCCGGTCGCGCCGCTGCACCAGCATTGGGCCGCGCTCGCCCCGGAGGAAGGACGGCCGAAGCACCTCTACTTCGAAGCGGTCGTCCGCAACGTGCGTTACATGATCGAGGGCAACCGGAAGTCCCTCTCGATGGGCCGGGGGCTGACCGACCTCAAGGCGACGCTGGGGTTCCAGCCGGTGCCGCTGCTCGGGGTCATCGTGCCGAGGCCGGTGACGCGATGGTGA